From a single Apium graveolens cultivar Ventura chromosome 2, ASM990537v1, whole genome shotgun sequence genomic region:
- the LOC141702521 gene encoding uncharacterized protein LOC141702521, with protein sequence MEPPKCIRDIQKLIGRLAALRHFISRSAEKALPFFAVLKGSKNFEWGPECQKAFEEVKQYLTKAPLLMRPDPKETLQLYLAVSDRTLGVVLVKNYEGNQHPVFYVSHVLKDAETRYPNAEKFAYGLVMASRKLRHYFQGRTVQVVTIQPLKKILTRPEASGRVVAWSIELGEFDLEYLPRTAIKAQALADFMVECTFSGPKDLSPDEQLIRIPGKWKLYVDESVAGKKCGASLILSSPEGFEICQAIRFDFPLTNNEAKYEALLAGMKLSRSLEAKHLRAFSDSMLVVKHFTGEYEQRDPRTKAYTSKTPSIEKKECLEIHQGSDWMTPLRKFLEKGILPPDRKDALKIKYRASNYTIINGRMYRRSVSQPLLRCLNNEEQQQALEAVHEGICGEQLAGRSLAFKILRQGFFWPTLREDAIDYAK encoded by the exons ATGGAGCCTCCCAAATGCATCAGAGATATACAGAAATTGATAGGCCGGCTCGCCGCCCTTCGGCATTTTATTTCCCGATCAGCTGAGAAAGCACTTCCCTTCTTCGCCGTGCTCAAAGGGTCAAAGAATTTTGAGTGGGGGCCCGAATGCCAAAAGGCGTTCGAAGAAGTAAAACAATATTTGACGAAGGCACCACTATTGATGAGGCCCGACCCGAAGGAAACTCTTCAGCTTTATCTAGCTGTGTCCGACAGAACTCTTGGGGTCGTCCTTGTGAAAAATTATGAAGGTAATCAACATCCCGTGTTCTACGTGTCCCATGTCCTCAAGGATGCGGAGACGAGGTACCCCAACGCCGAGAAATTCGCATATGGGTTGGTTATGGCCTCCCGAAAATTGCGACATTATTTCCAAGGCCGGACGGTCCAAGTTGTCACCATCCAGCCTCTGAAGAAGATTTTAACTAGGCCCGAAGCCTCTGGAAGAGTTGTAGCATGGTCCATCGAACTCGGGGAATTTGATCTCGAGTACCTTCCCCGAACGGCAATTAAGGCCCAGGCTTTGGCCGACTTCATGGTTGAATGCACATTCTCGGGCCCAAAGGATCTTTCACCTGATGAACAACTAATCCGGATCCCAGGAAAGTGGAAGCTTTATGTAGATGAGTCGGTAGCCGGAAAAAAGTGTGGGGCCAGCTTGATCCTCTCCAGCCCTGAAGGATTTGAAATATGCCAAGCCATAAGGTTCGACTTCCCCTTGACAAATAATGAGGCCAAATATGAAGCCCTCCTCGCAGGGATGAAGCTGTCCCGAAGCCTTGAGGCGAAGCACCTAAGGGCCTTCAGCGACTCCATGTTGGTCGTGAAACACTTCACGGGGGAATATGAGCAAAGGGACCCCCGAACCAAAGCCTACACTTCCAAG ACGCCTTCGATCGAGAAGAAAGAATGTCTAGAAATTCACCAGGGGAGCGACTGGATGACCCCCCTCAGGAAATTTTTGGAAAAAGGCATTTTGCCACCCGACCGAAAGGATGCCCTGAAAATTAAATACAGAGCATCGAACTACACAATAATCAATGGGCGGATGTATCGCCGATCAGTCAGTCAACCCCTTCTGCGCTGTTTGAACAACGAAGAACAGCAACAGGCTTTGGAGGCAGTGCACGAAGGAATTTGCGGCGAGCAATTGGCTGGTCGGTCGCTCGCCTTTAAAATTCTCCGACAGGGATTCTTCTGGCCCACTCTGAGGGAAGACGCCATCGACTATGCAAAATGA
- the LOC141708641 gene encoding transcription factor bHLH51-like translates to MDIYNWGEEAAATEAWHHPESQVAAQLNQDLGSTSFPCTSCLPLDDSNIHMHAYNSLSQLPTSFQGLEQDRSAASKSHSQAEKRRRDRINAQLATLRKLIPKSDKMDKAALLGSAVEHLKELKRKTLEASKHITIPTGIDEVTITEYRSDHEAGSTTSNATFIRVSICCENRPELFGELSHAIESLRLRMIQADMCCLGGRIKSCFVVCTKDSEILNGAADANAIKQSLKLVLSRVVTSSSTCTNYPAKSKRQRFFFPPYFSQ, encoded by the exons ATGGACATTTATAATTGGGGTGAAGAAGCAGCTGCAACAGAAGCCTGGCATCATCCTGAATCTCAAGTTGCTGCACAACTGAATCAAGACTTAGGAAGCACCAGTTTTCCTTGCACCAGTTGCCTTCCTCTTGATGATTCTAACATACACATGCATGCTTATAATTCATTGTCTCAACTGCCAACATCTTTTCAAGGACTGGAACAAGACAGATCTGCTGCTTCCAAGAGCCATAGCCAAGCTGAAAAAAGACGCAGGGACAGAATTAATGCCCAACTTGCTACTCTTCGAAAGCTAATTCCCAAATCCGATAAG ATGGACAAGGCCGCTCTTCTGGGAAGTGCAGTTGAACATTTGAAGGAATTGAAGAGAAAAACTTTAGAAGCTAGCAAACACATTACAATTCCAACCGGCATCGATGAAGTAACGATCACAGAGTATCGTTCTGATCATGAAGCCGGCTCCACTACTAGTAATGCTACGTTCATTAGGGTATCAATTTGTTGTGAAAACAGGCCAGAACTATTTGGGGAGCTAAGCCATGCGATTGAAAGCCTAAGACTACGGATGATTCAAGCTGATATGTGTTGTTTGGGAGGTCGAATAAAAAGCTGTTTTGTGGTTTGTACAAAGGACAGCGAGATCTTGAATGGGGCTGCTGATGCTAACGCAATCAAACAATCCCTCAAATTGGTATTGAGTAGAGTTGTCACCTCGTCGTCTACTTGCACTAACTACCCTGCAAAGAGCAAGAGGCAGAGGTTCTTTTTCCCTCCTTACTTTTCCCAATAG